One genomic window of Staphylococcus hsinchuensis includes the following:
- the gltC gene encoding glutamate biosynthesis transcriptional regulator GltC has translation MEIKQLKYFIEVAKKEHLSDAALELDVAQSAVSRQISQLERELQVTLFKRSGRNIYLIDEGKQLLTHATQMLDQFDTTVRLFREQSQANHYKIRIGYIDSYISQVLTLLIQTFEHVSTSIVEPMHMNEDEIIDALMTDKIDIAFTHLDNEIKNLPGLDIRPLFEAYYHIYVPKSDPLTMATNPPLIQLADQSIYALYPLPHSIKQKLARIVKSPIHTITSPQLATYLLNQQRGYIITASYHSLNKNEGDWTEISLAHTELKQTVCSVVRKDNNKQDIQLMLSTIKQLMNQEKSFH, from the coding sequence ATGGAAATTAAACAATTAAAGTATTTTATCGAAGTGGCTAAAAAGGAGCATTTATCCGATGCAGCACTAGAATTAGACGTTGCCCAGTCAGCAGTGAGTCGCCAAATCTCTCAATTAGAGCGAGAATTACAAGTGACATTATTTAAACGGTCAGGTCGTAATATTTACCTTATTGATGAAGGAAAGCAATTACTCACACATGCCACACAAATGTTAGACCAATTTGATACAACTGTGCGTTTATTTCGTGAACAATCTCAAGCGAATCATTACAAAATTCGCATCGGTTATATCGACAGTTATATTTCGCAAGTACTTACACTATTGATTCAAACTTTCGAACACGTGAGCACTTCCATCGTTGAACCTATGCATATGAATGAGGATGAAATTATCGATGCACTGATGACAGATAAAATAGATATCGCCTTCACCCATTTAGACAACGAAATTAAAAATCTACCTGGCTTGGACATTCGCCCATTATTTGAAGCGTACTATCATATTTACGTCCCTAAATCCGACCCTTTAACAATGGCGACCAATCCGCCATTAATACAATTGGCTGATCAATCAATCTATGCACTTTATCCATTACCTCATTCGATTAAGCAGAAGTTGGCACGCATAGTAAAGTCGCCTATTCATACTATTACATCACCACAGTTAGCAACTTATTTATTGAATCAACAACGCGGATACATCATTACTGCTTCTTATCATTCACTCAATAAAAATGAAGGAGATTGGACAGAAATTTCACTAGCGCATACTGAACTAAAACAAACAGTTTGTAGCGTCGTACGAAAAGATAACAATAAGCAAGATATTCAATTAATGCTATCTACAATTAAACAATTAATGAACCAGGAAAAATCGTTTCATTAA
- the gltB gene encoding glutamate synthase large subunit, whose amino-acid sequence MCEANRKIGLYDSREEHDACGIGFYANMDNKRSHNIIEKSLEMLRRLDHRGGIGADGVTGDGAGIMTEVPYTFFEKHTDIDLPQEGKYAVGMFFSKDQIAGSQHETQFNAYFEKEELRVLGYREVPLDTSAIAPHVAETMPFIQQVFVALNDVNQVERKLYLARKQIEYYAKQHDLELYFTSLSHRTIVYKGWLRSDQIKSFYLDLNHSDYVSKLGLVHSRFSTNTFPSWKRAHPNRLLMHNGEINTIKGNVNWMRARQARLIDTIFGEDKDKITEVIDEDGSDSAIVDNALEFLSLAMEPERAAMLMIPEPWVYNKANDKNVRAFYEFYSYLMEPWDGPTMISFCNGDKIGALTDRNGLRPGRYTITKDNFIVFSSEVGVIDVPEEEVAYKGQLNPGKLLLVDFNEQKVVDNNTLKSRIAEERPYANWLDEYTIDLKLNQVSYQSNQWDEATLTRLQKQFVYTKEEMEKYLVELVEKKKDPIGAMGYDVPIAVLNEQDETLFNYFKQLFAQVTNPPIDAYREKIVTSELSYLGGEGNLLTPEQNVLNRIQLERPVLTESQLDVIESSPFSVQHLSTLYKDDLETALDKLGDSAIDAVNKGCEIIVLDDRLLTSESSYAMPMLLAISHIHQLLIREDLRMHTSIVALSGEAREVHHIACLLGYGANAVVPYLAQRTVEQLVLNERLTGDIAENVQTYTETLSEGVIKVMAKMGISTVQSYQGAQIFEAVGLSEEVVERYFTGTQSKISGISLEMIDQENKSRQTPKSDYIESGSTFQWRKQGQYHAFNPMTIQLLQQACRTNDYDKFKQFSQEVNDKRTDHIRHLMEFKRQQSIDISEVEPASAIVQRFNTGAMSYGSISEEAHQTLAEAMNRMGGKSNSGEGGENPERYKIDEQGRNHSSAIKQVASGRFGVTSDYLQHAKEIQIKVAQGAKPGEGGQLPGTKVYPWIAEVRGSTPGIGLISPLPHHDIYSIEDLAQLIHDLKNANQDANITVKLVSKTGVGTIAAGVAKAYADKIVISGYDGGTGASPKTSIQHAGVPWEIGLAETQQTLMLNGLRSRVKVETDGKLLTGKDVAYACALGAEEFGFATAPLVVLGCVMMRVCHKDTCPVGIATQNQDLRALFRGKADHIVNFMHFVAEELREILAELGLKSVDELVGRTDLLQRKYKSSTPQAKSETLNVEALLFSYEGERFNSIQQNHHLQRGFDLTQLYEDAQQAIEQGQSYQGEYQIRNEQRDVGVITGSAITRAHGAQGLPEDTISVTTTGHAGQSLAAYIPSGLTLHHTGDANDYVGKGLSGGKVIVKAPNVSREEEIIVGNVCFYGASQGAAYINGRAGERFCIRNSGVEAVVEGIGDHGLEYMTGGRVVVLGDVGKNFGQGMSGGVAYIFPTDIQQFIEVNQLSTLDFERVEVEEEFNVLKSMLEQHVHYTGSTKAKRILSDFENVSKYVVKVIPKDYKLMMQKIELQKQQSKNLDEALLNAFNDDRKQLESTKQLSAVY is encoded by the coding sequence ATGTGCGAAGCTAATAGAAAGATAGGCTTATATGACAGTCGTGAAGAACATGATGCGTGTGGAATAGGTTTTTACGCAAATATGGACAATAAACGATCACATAACATAATTGAAAAATCATTAGAAATGTTACGTAGACTAGATCATCGAGGCGGTATCGGTGCAGATGGCGTTACTGGAGATGGTGCCGGAATTATGACTGAGGTGCCTTATACATTTTTTGAAAAGCATACAGACATCGATTTACCACAAGAGGGCAAATATGCGGTCGGTATGTTTTTCTCGAAAGATCAAATCGCAGGCTCTCAACATGAAACACAGTTTAATGCATATTTCGAAAAAGAAGAATTACGCGTATTAGGTTATCGTGAAGTACCTTTAGATACTAGCGCGATCGCTCCGCACGTTGCAGAAACTATGCCATTCATTCAACAAGTGTTCGTCGCTTTAAACGATGTTAACCAAGTGGAAAGAAAGTTATATTTAGCGCGTAAGCAAATTGAATATTATGCGAAACAGCACGATTTAGAATTATATTTCACAAGCTTGTCTCACCGTACGATTGTCTATAAAGGTTGGCTCCGTTCTGATCAAATTAAATCATTTTATTTAGATTTAAACCACTCAGATTATGTTTCGAAACTCGGACTCGTACATTCACGTTTTAGTACGAATACCTTTCCGAGTTGGAAACGTGCACACCCTAATCGTTTGTTGATGCATAACGGTGAAATTAACACGATTAAAGGTAATGTGAATTGGATGCGTGCCCGTCAAGCCCGCTTAATAGATACAATCTTTGGTGAGGATAAAGATAAAATAACAGAAGTGATAGATGAAGACGGTAGTGATTCAGCTATTGTTGATAATGCCTTGGAGTTTCTATCATTAGCAATGGAACCTGAAAGAGCAGCGATGTTAATGATTCCTGAACCTTGGGTTTATAACAAGGCAAATGATAAAAATGTGCGCGCTTTTTATGAGTTTTATAGTTATTTAATGGAGCCTTGGGATGGACCAACGATGATTTCATTTTGTAATGGTGATAAAATTGGCGCCCTTACTGATAGAAACGGCTTAAGACCAGGTCGTTATACCATTACTAAAGATAACTTTATTGTATTTTCATCGGAAGTAGGTGTGATTGACGTTCCGGAAGAGGAAGTCGCATATAAAGGGCAACTCAACCCTGGTAAATTACTATTAGTCGATTTTAATGAACAGAAAGTGGTAGATAACAATACACTTAAATCTCGTATTGCGGAGGAGCGTCCTTACGCAAATTGGTTGGACGAATATACAATTGACTTAAAGTTAAATCAAGTTTCGTATCAAAGTAATCAATGGGATGAAGCTACTTTGACACGTTTGCAAAAGCAATTCGTCTATACAAAAGAAGAAATGGAGAAATACTTAGTAGAATTAGTTGAAAAGAAAAAGGATCCAATTGGTGCGATGGGGTATGATGTGCCAATTGCAGTCTTAAATGAACAAGACGAAACGTTATTCAATTACTTTAAACAATTGTTTGCGCAAGTTACGAATCCGCCGATAGATGCGTACCGTGAAAAAATCGTCACGAGTGAGTTGTCATATTTAGGTGGGGAAGGAAATTTATTAACACCAGAACAAAATGTTTTAAACAGAATTCAACTCGAGCGTCCAGTATTAACAGAAAGCCAATTGGACGTTATTGAAAGTAGTCCATTCTCGGTCCAACATTTATCTACATTGTACAAAGATGACTTAGAAACGGCGCTAGACAAATTAGGGGATTCAGCGATAGACGCAGTAAATAAAGGTTGCGAAATCATTGTGCTCGATGATCGCTTATTAACATCTGAATCTAGTTATGCTATGCCGATGTTATTAGCAATAAGTCATATACATCAATTATTAATTAGAGAAGATTTACGTATGCATACAAGTATCGTGGCACTATCTGGAGAGGCTAGAGAAGTACATCACATCGCTTGCTTACTTGGTTATGGTGCGAATGCGGTCGTACCTTATTTAGCACAACGTACGGTTGAACAACTTGTATTAAATGAGCGTTTAACAGGTGACATTGCTGAAAATGTTCAAACATATACTGAAACGCTATCTGAAGGGGTTATTAAAGTGATGGCGAAGATGGGGATCTCTACCGTACAAAGTTATCAAGGGGCGCAAATTTTCGAAGCGGTAGGTTTATCCGAAGAAGTAGTAGAACGCTATTTCACTGGTACACAGTCGAAGATCTCTGGTATTTCACTTGAGATGATTGATCAGGAAAATAAATCACGCCAAACACCTAAGAGTGACTATATTGAATCAGGTAGTACATTCCAATGGCGTAAGCAAGGTCAATATCATGCATTTAATCCTATGACAATTCAGTTATTGCAACAGGCGTGCCGTACAAATGATTACGATAAATTTAAACAATTTTCACAAGAAGTAAATGATAAGCGTACGGATCACATCCGTCATTTAATGGAATTTAAACGCCAACAATCTATAGATATTAGTGAAGTTGAACCAGCGAGTGCAATCGTGCAACGTTTCAATACGGGTGCGATGAGTTATGGTTCAATTTCCGAAGAGGCACATCAAACGTTAGCTGAGGCAATGAATCGCATGGGTGGTAAGAGTAATAGCGGAGAAGGTGGAGAGAACCCTGAACGATATAAGATAGATGAACAAGGTCGTAACCATTCAAGTGCAATTAAACAGGTGGCATCTGGACGTTTTGGCGTTACGAGTGATTATTTACAACATGCAAAAGAAATTCAAATTAAAGTTGCGCAAGGGGCTAAACCAGGAGAAGGTGGACAACTCCCGGGTACAAAGGTCTACCCATGGATTGCAGAAGTTAGAGGTTCCACTCCCGGTATAGGTTTGATTTCACCACTGCCACATCACGATATTTACTCAATTGAAGACCTTGCCCAACTCATCCATGATTTAAAAAATGCGAACCAAGATGCAAACATCACGGTGAAATTAGTGTCTAAAACAGGTGTTGGTACAATTGCTGCAGGTGTCGCAAAAGCTTACGCTGATAAAATTGTCATCAGTGGCTACGACGGAGGAACAGGTGCGTCACCTAAGACAAGTATTCAACACGCAGGTGTACCTTGGGAAATCGGTTTGGCTGAAACGCAGCAAACGTTGATGCTCAACGGTTTACGCTCAAGAGTTAAAGTTGAAACTGACGGTAAATTACTTACTGGTAAAGACGTAGCATATGCATGTGCTTTAGGTGCTGAAGAATTTGGTTTCGCTACTGCACCGTTAGTTGTTTTAGGTTGCGTGATGATGCGTGTTTGCCATAAAGACACATGTCCAGTTGGTATTGCAACACAAAACCAAGACCTCCGAGCATTGTTTAGAGGTAAAGCGGATCATATTGTGAATTTTATGCATTTTGTAGCAGAAGAACTCAGAGAAATATTGGCAGAACTCGGTTTAAAATCAGTCGACGAACTCGTTGGGCGTACAGATTTATTGCAACGTAAATATAAATCATCCACACCACAAGCAAAATCAGAGACGTTAAATGTTGAAGCACTATTATTTAGTTACGAAGGAGAACGATTTAACTCTATTCAACAAAATCATCACTTGCAACGTGGCTTTGATCTAACGCAACTCTATGAAGATGCACAACAAGCGATTGAACAAGGTCAGTCTTATCAGGGCGAATATCAAATCAGAAATGAGCAACGAGATGTTGGTGTCATTACTGGTAGTGCAATTACACGAGCGCACGGCGCACAAGGCTTACCGGAAGATACGATAAGTGTGACGACGACTGGCCATGCAGGTCAAAGTTTAGCAGCTTATATTCCAAGCGGGTTAACGCTACATCATACAGGAGATGCAAACGACTATGTCGGTAAAGGTCTCTCCGGAGGCAAAGTTATCGTCAAAGCACCGAATGTTTCACGTGAAGAAGAAATTATCGTAGGTAACGTATGTTTCTATGGTGCTTCACAAGGTGCAGCTTATATTAATGGTAGAGCTGGAGAACGATTCTGCATACGAAATAGTGGTGTTGAAGCAGTGGTTGAAGGTATTGGTGACCACGGACTCGAATATATGACTGGCGGACGAGTTGTCGTGCTTGGTGATGTTGGCAAAAACTTTGGTCAAGGTATGAGTGGCGGTGTGGCTTATATTTTCCCTACAGATATTCAACAATTTATTGAAGTCAATCAGCTATCGACGTTAGATTTTGAACGAGTGGAAGTGGAAGAAGAATTTAACGTATTGAAATCGATGTTAGAACAACACGTTCACTATACAGGTAGCACGAAAGCTAAACGTATTTTATCAGACTTTGAAAATGTTTCTAAATATGTAGTCAAAGTCATACCGAAAGATTACAAATTAATGATGCAAAAAATAGAGCTACAAAAGCAACAATCAAAAAATTTAGATGAAGCATTGTTGAATGCATTCAACGATGATCGCAAGCAGTTAGAAAGTACGAAGCAATTGAGTGCAGTTTATTAA
- a CDS encoding glutamate synthase subunit beta: MGEFKGFMNYEKQQLDELSLVDRIANHEPFQQRFTKEDAAQQGARCMDCGTPFCQTGQPAGKETIGCPIGNYIPEWNDLVYRHDFKNAYERLSETNNFPEFTGRVCPAPCEQSCVMKINRESVAIKGIERTIIDEAYDNDWVQPTIPDKRKNESVAIVGSGPAGLTAADELNKLGYHVTVYERAHEAGGLLMYGIPNMKLDKDVVRRRINIMEQSGIDFITDTEIGVDMSREELEQRHDAIILCTGSQNARDLPLEGRMGFGIHFAMNYLTEQTQLLNGEISEAEITAKDKNVIVIGAGDTGADCVATALRENCKSIVQFNKYTKQPEAIEFEENTYWPLSMPVFKMDYAHKEYEARFGFEPRAYGVQTMRYDVDEIGRVKGVYTQILEETEDGMVVVDGTERHWPADLVLLSIGFVGTETTVPHAFDIQTERNKIVADNKDFRTNQPHVFAAGDARRGQSLVVWAIQEGRAVADAVNTYLQEKTPVS; this comes from the coding sequence ATGGGAGAATTCAAAGGATTTATGAATTATGAGAAACAACAACTTGATGAACTTTCACTTGTAGATCGCATTGCAAATCACGAACCTTTTCAACAGAGGTTTACGAAAGAAGACGCGGCACAACAAGGGGCGCGTTGTATGGATTGTGGCACGCCATTTTGCCAAACAGGACAACCAGCTGGTAAAGAAACAATCGGTTGTCCGATTGGTAACTACATCCCAGAATGGAATGATTTAGTTTATCGACATGACTTTAAGAATGCCTATGAACGCCTAAGTGAGACGAATAACTTTCCAGAATTCACAGGTCGTGTATGCCCTGCGCCATGCGAACAGTCTTGCGTAATGAAGATAAATAGAGAGTCGGTGGCGATTAAAGGGATTGAGCGTACAATTATTGATGAGGCCTATGACAATGACTGGGTACAACCTACAATACCGGATAAACGTAAAAATGAATCTGTGGCGATTGTTGGAAGTGGCCCAGCAGGTTTAACGGCTGCCGATGAACTCAATAAATTAGGATATCACGTAACAGTGTATGAACGCGCACATGAAGCGGGTGGTTTACTCATGTACGGTATTCCTAATATGAAGTTGGATAAAGACGTTGTTCGTCGACGTATTAATATCATGGAGCAGTCTGGGATCGACTTTATAACTGATACAGAAATAGGAGTAGACATGAGCCGTGAAGAATTAGAACAACGCCATGATGCGATTATTTTATGTACGGGTTCTCAAAATGCGAGAGATTTACCATTAGAAGGACGTATGGGCTTTGGCATTCACTTTGCGATGAATTATCTGACTGAACAAACACAGTTGTTAAATGGTGAAATTAGTGAGGCTGAGATTACCGCTAAAGATAAGAATGTCATCGTCATTGGAGCAGGAGACACAGGAGCTGACTGTGTGGCAACTGCTTTACGTGAAAATTGTAAATCAATCGTGCAATTTAATAAATATACGAAACAACCCGAAGCGATTGAATTCGAAGAAAATACTTATTGGCCTTTATCCATGCCTGTATTTAAAATGGATTATGCCCATAAAGAATATGAAGCGAGATTTGGATTTGAACCGCGTGCATATGGTGTACAAACGATGCGTTATGATGTGGATGAAATTGGTCGCGTGAAAGGTGTTTATACACAAATCCTTGAGGAAACTGAAGATGGCATGGTTGTCGTGGATGGTACAGAAAGACATTGGCCGGCAGACTTAGTATTATTATCGATTGGTTTTGTAGGAACAGAAACGACAGTGCCACATGCATTTGATATTCAAACTGAACGCAATAAAATTGTAGCGGATAATAAAGACTTTAGAACGAATCAACCTCACGTCTTTGCAGCTGGAGATGCGCGACGTGGACAAAGTTTAGTTGTATGGGCGATACAAGAGGGGAGAGCTGTTGCAGACGCTGTAAACACTTATTTACAAGAAAAAACCCCTGTCTCATAA
- the treP gene encoding PTS system trehalose-specific EIIBC component, with product MAVKKKDVQDMLDAIGGKENLDTATHCVTRLRLVLNDDSKVDKDRLNDNDLVKGQFKADNQYQIVIGPGTVDEVYDQFIKEAGVSESSKDDAKSAAAKKGNPIQRLIKLLGDIFIPILPAIVTAGLLMGINNLLTMKGLFGDQPLIKQVPQLADISDIINVIANTAFIFLPALVGWSSMRVFGGNPILGLVLGLVLMNPQLVSQYDLGKGHIPTWNLFGLEVKQLNYQGQVLPILLATYVLAKIEKGLNKIVHDSIKMLVVGPIALLITGFLAFIVIGPIALAIGTGITNCVTYIFEHAGWLGGALYGLLYAPLVITGLHHMFLAVDFQLMGSELKGTYLWPILAISNICQGSAAFGAWYIYKKRKMVKEQGLAVTSGISGFLGVTEPAMFGVNLPLKYPFIASIITSCVLGALIGANGVLGNVGVGGVPAIISIKKEYWLVYGISIIIAIVVPFLLTIFLSRFSKEETKELVEDK from the coding sequence ATGGCTGTAAAAAAGAAAGACGTACAGGACATGTTGGACGCAATCGGCGGTAAAGAAAATCTAGATACCGCAACACACTGTGTGACACGTTTGCGATTAGTGTTGAACGATGATAGTAAAGTAGATAAAGATAGACTTAACGACAACGATTTAGTCAAAGGACAATTTAAAGCGGATAACCAATATCAAATTGTAATTGGTCCAGGGACGGTCGATGAAGTTTACGACCAATTTATTAAAGAGGCGGGTGTCAGTGAGTCATCTAAAGATGATGCGAAATCTGCAGCTGCAAAGAAAGGGAATCCAATTCAACGTTTGATTAAATTATTAGGGGATATCTTCATACCGATCTTGCCGGCGATTGTAACAGCTGGTTTGTTGATGGGGATCAACAATTTACTTACGATGAAAGGGTTGTTTGGGGACCAACCTCTCATTAAACAAGTACCGCAATTAGCAGATATATCTGATATTATTAACGTGATTGCGAATACGGCCTTCATATTCTTACCGGCTCTAGTGGGTTGGAGTAGTATGCGTGTATTTGGTGGTAACCCTATATTAGGTTTAGTACTTGGGTTAGTATTGATGAACCCTCAACTTGTTTCGCAGTATGATTTAGGGAAAGGGCATATTCCAACGTGGAACCTATTTGGTTTAGAAGTTAAACAATTAAATTACCAAGGCCAAGTGTTACCGATATTACTAGCGACATATGTCTTAGCGAAAATCGAAAAAGGTTTAAACAAAATCGTGCATGATTCGATTAAAATGCTCGTCGTTGGCCCAATCGCACTGTTGATTACAGGATTTTTAGCATTTATTGTGATTGGCCCGATTGCACTAGCTATTGGAACAGGTATTACCAACTGTGTAACTTATATTTTTGAACATGCCGGATGGTTAGGCGGTGCCTTATATGGATTATTATATGCACCATTAGTTATTACAGGTCTACACCATATGTTCTTAGCAGTAGATTTCCAATTGATGGGTAGTGAACTTAAAGGTACTTACTTATGGCCAATACTTGCAATTTCTAATATTTGTCAAGGTTCAGCAGCATTTGGTGCATGGTATATTTATAAAAAACGCAAAATGGTTAAAGAACAAGGTTTAGCAGTCACTTCTGGTATTTCAGGTTTCTTAGGTGTTACGGAACCTGCGATGTTCGGTGTGAACTTACCATTAAAATATCCATTTATCGCATCAATCATTACATCATGTGTATTAGGTGCTTTAATCGGTGCAAATGGTGTACTTGGTAATGTAGGTGTCGGTGGGGTTCCAGCGATTATCTCTATTAAAAAAGAATACTGGCTAGTTTACGGTATTAGTATCATTATTGCGATTGTTGTACCGTTCTTATTAACAATATTCTTATCACGATTTAGTAAAGAAGAGACGAAAGAGTTAGTAGAAGATAAATAA
- the treC gene encoding alpha,alpha-phosphotrehalase produces the protein MSQHDWRKSVVYQIYPKSFNDTTGNGQGDLQGIIEKLDYLAFLGVDYIWLTPVYESPMNDNGYDISNYFKINEQFGTKEDLETLIDESHKRNLKVMLDIVINHTSTEHEWFKSAYENKESPYRDYYFFRKSKDGQPPTNWESKFGGNAWQYDPVTDEYYLHLFDVTQADLNWDNTEVRRALYDIINYWIDFGVDGFRFDVINLVSKDEFKDSNKIGKEFYTDGPRVHEYLHEMNRHTFGDKEMMTVGEMSSTTIEDCIKYSNPERQELSSVFNFHHLKVDYVNGEKWTKGQLDFQKLKHILMEWQLGIHQGGGWNAIFWCNHDQPRVVSRFGSDATEALREQSAKMLATVLHMLQGTPYIYQGEEIGMTNPHFNSIDQYRDVESTNAFAEMKRKGYDAATILEILDQKSRDNSRTPMQWSNETNGDFTSGTPWIDVPDNVASINVEAAINDKQSVLYTYRRLIQLRHEYDIITYGSIEPLYIGHEQLFIYNRHYNEETWTVIANFSQKRVCLPEDLTVEGEIMVSNGELIDGKISGFGSIVIKRV, from the coding sequence ATGTCTCAACATGACTGGAGAAAATCAGTAGTCTATCAAATCTATCCTAAGTCATTTAACGATACGACAGGTAATGGACAAGGCGATTTGCAAGGAATTATTGAGAAGTTGGATTATTTAGCATTTTTAGGGGTGGATTATATTTGGTTAACACCCGTATACGAATCTCCTATGAATGATAACGGTTATGATATTAGTAATTACTTTAAAATAAATGAACAATTTGGCACGAAAGAAGATCTTGAAACCCTGATTGATGAGTCGCACAAACGTAACTTGAAAGTAATGTTAGATATCGTGATTAATCATACTTCGACAGAACACGAATGGTTTAAAAGTGCATATGAGAATAAGGAGAGTCCTTATCGCGATTATTACTTCTTCAGAAAGTCTAAAGATGGCCAACCTCCAACGAACTGGGAGTCTAAGTTTGGAGGTAATGCTTGGCAATATGATCCTGTAACTGACGAATATTATCTACATTTATTTGATGTAACTCAAGCAGATTTAAACTGGGACAATACAGAAGTTCGTCGTGCCTTATACGATATCATCAATTACTGGATTGACTTCGGTGTCGACGGATTCCGTTTTGATGTCATTAACTTAGTTTCGAAAGATGAATTTAAAGATTCGAATAAGATTGGAAAAGAGTTTTACACAGATGGACCACGCGTTCATGAATATTTACATGAGATGAATCGTCATACCTTTGGTGATAAAGAGATGATGACTGTAGGAGAAATGTCATCAACGACGATTGAGGATTGTATTAAATATTCTAATCCTGAACGCCAAGAACTAAGTAGTGTCTTTAACTTCCATCATCTAAAAGTGGATTACGTTAATGGGGAAAAATGGACAAAGGGTCAGTTAGACTTTCAAAAATTAAAACATATCTTGATGGAATGGCAGTTGGGTATACACCAAGGTGGCGGATGGAATGCAATATTCTGGTGTAACCATGATCAACCACGTGTGGTATCACGTTTCGGAAGCGATGCAACAGAAGCTTTACGTGAACAAAGTGCTAAAATGTTAGCGACTGTATTGCACATGTTACAAGGCACACCTTATATTTACCAAGGTGAAGAAATAGGGATGACAAATCCGCATTTCAATTCGATTGATCAATACCGAGATGTTGAATCAACGAATGCTTTTGCCGAAATGAAACGAAAAGGCTATGACGCAGCAACGATACTCGAAATATTGGATCAAAAATCCCGAGACAATTCAAGAACACCTATGCAGTGGTCAAATGAAACAAACGGAGACTTTACTTCAGGGACGCCATGGATTGATGTGCCTGACAATGTAGCTTCTATCAATGTAGAGGCCGCAATAAATGATAAACAATCCGTTTTATACACTTATCGCCGATTAATCCAACTACGACACGAATATGATATTATTACTTACGGTAGTATTGAACCGCTTTATATTGGACACGAACAGTTATTCATTTATAACCGCCATTATAATGAAGAAACATGGACAGTAATTGCGAATTTCTCCCAAAAACGAGTGTGTCTTCCTGAAGATTTAACTGTTGAAGGTGAAATAATGGTGTCCAATGGTGAATTGATAGATGGCAAGATTAGTGGCTTTGGTTCGATTGTAATTAAGCGAGTTTAA
- the treR gene encoding trehalose operon repressor, translating to MTQRKFMTIYEALRSDILNTKLKYGEQLPSENELVQTYQSSRETVRKALNLLVSEGMIQKIRGKGSIVIYQNITEFPFADLISFKEVQQTLGLQHETEVKLLEKIQASEIPVVKKALNLKQSTWLWHVIRVRKINGKVKIIDEDYLDASIVPDLNETIAQDSLYHYIEQVLHLEISYSKKSITFEPFDQLEYDIFEDYDVPYVATVRGIVHLEDTTRFQYNISKHIATEFKFNDFSRRYKKK from the coding sequence ATGACGCAAAGAAAATTTATGACAATCTATGAAGCCTTACGATCAGATATTTTAAATACAAAATTGAAATACGGTGAACAACTACCATCGGAAAATGAATTAGTCCAAACTTATCAGTCTTCGCGTGAAACCGTACGTAAAGCTTTAAACTTGCTCGTAAGTGAAGGCATGATTCAAAAGATTCGAGGTAAAGGGTCAATTGTGATTTACCAGAATATCACCGAATTTCCATTTGCGGATCTGATTAGTTTTAAAGAAGTGCAACAGACGTTAGGGTTGCAACATGAAACTGAAGTAAAACTATTGGAAAAGATTCAAGCGAGTGAAATACCTGTCGTTAAAAAGGCGCTGAACCTTAAACAATCAACTTGGCTATGGCACGTCATACGTGTTCGGAAGATTAATGGCAAAGTTAAAATTATCGATGAAGATTATCTAGATGCATCCATCGTTCCTGATTTAAATGAGACTATTGCTCAAGATTCTTTGTATCATTATATCGAACAAGTATTGCATTTAGAAATTAGTTATTCGAAGAAGTCTATAACGTTCGAACCGTTTGATCAATTAGAATATGACATATTCGAAGATTATGATGTACCCTACGTAGCAACTGTAAGAGGTATTGTGCATCTTGAAGATACGACGCGTTTCCAATATAATATTTCTAAACATATCGCAACTGAATTCAAATTTAATGATTTTTCAAGACGTTATAAAAAGAAATAA